The Eleftheria terrae genome has a window encoding:
- a CDS encoding PEP-CTERM sorting domain-containing protein, producing MNHRSRFSACLVLWSTLAAAASASASEAPPGYSWARAVIEPVEIWTRDLVTGQVRPWASYQTPGLSYAGGVHRLADGEADDPALQPYHTTKRHPDNGSQYTEVALPVNHVGDYNAGSQTWNAFSTDVLPAQTEMSLRITYHQDAVLAQHPVTDPVAVQLIGSSIWAQLSSNTCDQWRRDTLSFEGTGQQSRSGSFTLTCSNATELDQHLWLSWSAAAGIVTAAMVPEPTSYALLVAGLACLAWRRSQGQRRSRAGAPAS from the coding sequence ATGAATCACAGATCGCGGTTCTCGGCTTGCCTTGTTCTCTGGTCGACGCTCGCTGCGGCGGCATCGGCCAGCGCGAGCGAGGCGCCGCCCGGCTATAGCTGGGCCCGGGCGGTGATCGAGCCGGTCGAGATCTGGACGCGCGACCTCGTCACCGGGCAGGTGCGGCCCTGGGCGTCCTATCAAACCCCTGGCCTGTCCTACGCCGGCGGCGTGCACCGGCTGGCCGACGGCGAAGCGGACGACCCCGCCCTGCAGCCGTACCACACCACCAAGCGGCATCCGGACAACGGCAGCCAATACACCGAGGTGGCGCTTCCGGTGAACCATGTGGGCGACTACAACGCCGGCAGCCAGACCTGGAACGCCTTTTCCACCGACGTCCTGCCTGCGCAGACCGAGATGTCGCTCCGGATCACCTACCACCAGGATGCGGTGCTGGCGCAGCATCCCGTTACGGACCCCGTGGCGGTGCAGCTCATCGGCTCGAGCATCTGGGCCCAGCTCAGCAGCAATACCTGCGACCAGTGGCGACGCGACACCCTGAGCTTCGAGGGCACCGGGCAGCAGTCCCGCAGCGGCAGCTTCACGCTGACCTGCAGCAACGCCACCGAGCTGGACCAGCATTTGTGGCTCAGCTGGTCCGCCGCCGCCGGGATCGTTACCGCAGCGATGGTCCCCGAGCCCACCAGCTACGCGCTGCTCGTCGCCGGGCTCGCTTGCCTGGCGTGGCGAAGAAGCCAGGGCCAACGCCGGAGCCGGGCCGGTGCCCCCGCCAGCTGA
- a CDS encoding TetR/AcrR family transcriptional regulator, protein MRYPSTHKQETRAKLLAASRAIAKRGGFEKTGVDALMSAIGLTGGAFYSHFPSKQALFEQVICEELENSARMLAGDEDAPPDHVAKCLRSYLSSFHAAHPETGCALPTLGPEIARSGPEVRKTVEKAVKKAHKSWSERIEDPDAAWSLIAQCVGALVLARAVESDKTRREILAACRRVTDRMHRLDADKPS, encoded by the coding sequence ATGCGATACCCCAGCACCCACAAGCAGGAGACCCGTGCCAAGCTGCTGGCCGCCAGCCGCGCCATCGCCAAGCGCGGTGGCTTCGAGAAGACCGGTGTCGATGCACTGATGTCGGCGATCGGTCTGACCGGTGGCGCCTTCTATAGCCACTTCCCCTCCAAGCAGGCGCTGTTCGAGCAGGTGATCTGCGAAGAACTCGAGAACAGCGCCCGCATGCTTGCCGGCGACGAAGACGCGCCGCCGGACCATGTGGCGAAATGCCTGCGCAGCTATCTGAGCAGCTTCCACGCAGCCCATCCGGAGACCGGCTGTGCGCTGCCCACGCTGGGCCCGGAGATCGCGCGGTCGGGCCCCGAGGTCCGCAAGACGGTCGAGAAGGCAGTCAAGAAGGCCCACAAGAGCTGGAGCGAGAGGATCGAAGACCCGGACGCGGCCTGGTCGCTCATTGCCCAATGTGTCGGCGCCTTGGTCCTGGCACGTGCGGTGGAAAGCGACAAGACGCGGCGCGAGATCCTCGCCGCATGCCGCCGCGTGACCGACCGGATGCATCGCCTGGACGCCGACAAGCCCTCCTGA
- a CDS encoding ArsR/SmtB family transcription factor: protein MEEVDVVRALAALAQPIRLRVFRALVVAGPQGLTPGVMGEQLGVAAATLSFHLKELMHARLVSQERDGRHLIYRAGYEQMNGLLAYLTDHCCQGAACATGTAGCAC from the coding sequence ATGGAAGAAGTCGATGTGGTTCGCGCCCTGGCGGCGCTCGCCCAGCCGATCCGGCTGCGGGTGTTCCGTGCGCTGGTGGTGGCGGGCCCGCAAGGTCTCACCCCCGGCGTCATGGGTGAGCAGTTGGGTGTTGCGGCCGCCACGCTGTCATTCCACCTGAAGGAGCTGATGCATGCCCGCCTGGTCAGCCAGGAACGCGACGGCCGGCACCTGATCTACCGCGCTGGCTACGAGCAGATGAATGGGCTGCTGGCCTACCTGACCGACCACTGTTGCCAAGGGGCGGCCTGCGCCACCGGCACGGCCGGTTGCGCCTGCTGA
- a CDS encoding DUF3606 domain-containing protein, protein MSDNLQARGGQDRKRIDIGEDYELRYWADKFGVTREELREAVTAAGTTQADKVQAYLAHHRSTDGPRH, encoded by the coding sequence ATGTCCGACAATCTTCAAGCACGCGGCGGCCAGGATCGCAAACGCATCGACATCGGTGAGGACTACGAACTGCGCTACTGGGCGGACAAGTTCGGTGTGACCCGCGAAGAACTGCGGGAAGCGGTGACGGCAGCCGGCACCACCCAGGCGGACAAGGTGCAGGCATACCTGGCCCACCATCGCAGCACGGACGGCCCGCGCCACTGA
- the arsB gene encoding ACR3 family arsenite efflux transporter has translation MSNSSLSHHHADGVATPPAMGVFERYLTLWVALCIVVGIALGQGWPVVFQHIGALEIARVNVPVGVLIWVMVIPMLLKIDFAALGQVRAHWRGIGVTLFINWAVKPFSMALLGWLFIRHLLAPALPADQLESYVAGLILLAAAPCTAMVFVWSQLCRGDPYFTLSQVALNDAIMVVAFAPLVALLLGLSSITVPWDTLLTSVGLYIVIPVIVAQVARWHLLRRGVDHFQAVVGRLGPYSISALLLTLVLLFAFQGEAIIRQPLVIALLAVPILLQVFFNAGLAYLLNRKLGVAHCVAGPSALIGASNFFELAVATAISVFGFDSGAALATVVGVLIEVPVMLLVVRVVNQSRHWYERAAA, from the coding sequence ATGTCCAACTCCTCGCTTTCACATCACCATGCCGATGGCGTGGCCACGCCGCCGGCCATGGGCGTCTTCGAGCGCTACCTCACGCTGTGGGTCGCACTGTGCATCGTGGTCGGCATTGCCTTGGGGCAGGGCTGGCCGGTGGTGTTCCAGCACATCGGCGCACTGGAGATCGCGCGGGTGAATGTGCCGGTCGGTGTACTGATCTGGGTGATGGTCATCCCGATGTTGCTGAAGATCGACTTCGCTGCCCTCGGGCAGGTCCGGGCCCATTGGCGCGGCATTGGCGTGACGCTGTTCATCAACTGGGCGGTCAAGCCGTTCTCGATGGCGCTGCTGGGCTGGCTCTTCATCCGCCACTTGCTGGCGCCCGCCCTGCCGGCCGATCAGCTCGAGAGCTATGTGGCCGGCCTGATCCTGCTTGCGGCGGCGCCCTGCACCGCGATGGTGTTCGTCTGGAGCCAGCTGTGCCGCGGAGATCCGTATTTCACGCTGTCGCAGGTGGCGCTCAACGACGCGATCATGGTCGTTGCCTTCGCTCCCCTGGTGGCGTTGCTGCTCGGGCTGTCGTCCATCACGGTGCCGTGGGACACCCTGCTGACCTCTGTGGGGCTGTACATCGTCATTCCGGTCATCGTCGCGCAGGTGGCGCGCTGGCACTTGCTGCGGCGCGGGGTGGACCACTTCCAGGCGGTGGTCGGCCGACTGGGGCCGTACTCGATCTCGGCACTGCTGCTGACCCTGGTGCTGCTGTTCGCCTTCCAGGGGGAGGCCATCATCCGCCAGCCGCTGGTGATTGCCTTGCTTGCGGTTCCGATCCTGCTGCAGGTGTTCTTCAACGCTGGCCTGGCCTACCTCCTCAACCGCAAGCTGGGTGTGGCGCACTGCGTGGCCGGCCCGTCGGCATTGATCGGCGCCAGCAACTTCTTCGAGTTGGCGGTGGCCACCGCCATCAGCGTGTTCGGCTTCGATTCAGGGGCTGCGCTGGCGACGGTGGTCGGCGTGCTGATCGAGGTGCCGGTGATGTTGCTGGTGGTGCGAGTGGTCAACCAATCGCGGCACTGGTACGAGCGTGCGGCCGCGTGA
- a CDS encoding SDR family oxidoreductase, with protein sequence MSFAAGQPKVALVVGAGDATGSAIAARFAKEGYIACLTRRSADRLQPAVDAIRAAGGQAHGFGSDARKEEEVLALIERIEGEHGPIEVFVFNIGANVPCSILEETAQKYFKIWEMACFSAFLNAREVAKRMARRGRGTMLFTGATAGLRGAAHFAAFAGAKHALRALAQSMARELGPRNIHVAHVVVDGAIDTEFIRSHFPERYALKEQDGILDPAHIADNYWHLHTQPRDAWTFELDLRPYIERW encoded by the coding sequence ATGTCTTTCGCAGCAGGCCAGCCCAAGGTCGCACTCGTCGTCGGCGCGGGCGACGCAACCGGCAGCGCGATCGCCGCGCGCTTCGCCAAAGAAGGCTACATCGCCTGCCTGACGCGCCGCTCGGCGGACAGGCTGCAGCCGGCCGTCGATGCCATCCGGGCCGCTGGTGGCCAGGCGCACGGCTTCGGCAGCGACGCCCGCAAGGAGGAAGAGGTGCTGGCCCTCATCGAGCGGATCGAGGGTGAGCACGGGCCCATCGAGGTGTTCGTGTTCAACATCGGTGCCAACGTGCCGTGCAGCATCCTGGAAGAGACCGCCCAGAAGTACTTCAAGATCTGGGAGATGGCTTGCTTCAGCGCCTTCCTGAATGCCCGCGAGGTCGCCAAACGCATGGCGCGGCGGGGGCGCGGCACCATGCTCTTCACCGGTGCCACCGCGGGCTTGCGCGGTGCGGCGCACTTCGCTGCCTTCGCGGGCGCGAAGCACGCACTGCGGGCCTTGGCCCAGTCGATGGCGCGGGAACTGGGCCCGAGGAACATCCACGTCGCGCATGTCGTGGTGGACGGCGCGATCGACACTGAGTTCATCCGCAGCCACTTCCCGGAGCGATATGCACTGAAGGAGCAGGACGGCATCCTCGACCCGGCCCATATCGCGGACAACTACTGGCACTTGCACACCCAGCCGCGCGACGCCTGGACCTTCGAACTCGACCTCAGGCCGTACATCGAGCGCTGGTGA
- a CDS encoding alpha/beta hydrolase has translation MPRSIDGPHGNPLLLPGPAGQIEVLLDLPAREAPLGLAVIAHPQPLLGGHARHKIPQLLARALCEAGWRVARPNFRGVGASQGVHDRGIGETDDLLAVVDQLHATQPGARLALLGFSFGAFVQVRVAHALAAAGRPAWRSCLLGLPIGDVAGQRCYATPPPIGDTAVIHGEADERAPLSAVLEWARPAVQPVTVVPGADHFFSGRLPVLRQRVLAQLSTTPEP, from the coding sequence ATGCCACGATCCATCGATGGCCCCCACGGCAACCCGCTCCTGCTGCCCGGCCCTGCCGGGCAGATCGAGGTGTTGCTTGACCTCCCTGCGCGAGAGGCGCCGCTCGGCCTCGCCGTCATCGCCCATCCACAGCCCCTGCTGGGCGGACATGCGCGCCACAAGATCCCGCAACTGCTGGCCCGGGCCCTGTGCGAAGCGGGATGGCGGGTGGCGCGGCCGAACTTCCGCGGCGTCGGCGCCAGCCAGGGCGTGCATGACCGCGGCATCGGCGAGACGGACGACCTGCTCGCCGTCGTCGACCAGCTCCATGCCACGCAGCCGGGCGCCCGGCTGGCCCTGCTGGGCTTCTCCTTCGGTGCCTTCGTACAGGTACGGGTTGCCCATGCGCTGGCAGCGGCCGGCCGCCCGGCCTGGCGCAGCTGCCTGCTGGGCCTGCCCATCGGCGATGTGGCGGGGCAGCGGTGTTATGCCACGCCCCCACCCATCGGCGACACAGCGGTGATCCACGGCGAAGCCGACGAGCGCGCGCCCCTGTCCGCCGTGCTGGAGTGGGCCCGGCCGGCGGTGCAGCCCGTCACCGTGGTGCCGGGCGCCGATCATTTCTTCAGTGGGCGGCTGCCGGTGCTGCGGCAGCGGGTGCTGGCCCAATTGTCCACAACCCCGGAGCCCTGA
- a CDS encoding HpcH/HpaI aldolase/citrate lyase family protein: MSPGWSRLAQARSFLFVPGDRPDRFDKAVAAGADALVFDLEDSVPAARKGDARAAVGRHLAAPGGPGPALVVRINSPTSPQGAADLGWLAGLPAGPAIMVPKADGRPALEAVRARRPHADLLPLVESVAGYLSMAEIAATPGVVRLVLGHLDFMLDAGISCSDEQQELLPLRFAMAVQTRRHGLAAPVDGVTAAVDDPARLQADMQRAARMGFGAKLCIHPRQVPVLHAALRPPDEELAWAQRVMAANQAAGGSACQLDGQMIDAPVVLRAQRLLQRAG, from the coding sequence ATGAGCCCAGGATGGAGCCGCCTTGCACAGGCACGCAGCTTTCTGTTCGTGCCCGGCGACCGGCCGGACCGCTTCGACAAGGCCGTGGCCGCGGGCGCCGACGCCCTGGTGTTTGACCTGGAGGACAGCGTACCGGCCGCCCGCAAGGGCGACGCACGCGCAGCGGTGGGGCGGCACCTCGCGGCGCCAGGCGGCCCAGGGCCCGCGCTGGTGGTGCGGATCAACTCGCCCACCAGCCCGCAGGGCGCTGCCGACCTCGGCTGGCTCGCCGGCCTGCCGGCCGGGCCCGCCATCATGGTGCCCAAGGCCGATGGTCGACCGGCGCTCGAAGCGGTGCGCGCCCGGCGCCCGCATGCCGATCTGCTGCCCCTCGTCGAAAGCGTGGCTGGCTACCTCTCGATGGCGGAGATCGCCGCAACGCCCGGGGTGGTGAGGCTGGTCCTGGGGCATCTCGACTTCATGCTCGACGCCGGCATCAGCTGCAGCGACGAGCAACAGGAACTGCTGCCGCTGCGCTTTGCCATGGCGGTGCAGACGCGCCGCCACGGCCTGGCTGCGCCGGTGGACGGCGTGACGGCCGCCGTGGACGACCCGGCGCGGCTGCAGGCCGACATGCAGCGCGCGGCCCGCATGGGCTTCGGCGCGAAGCTCTGCATCCATCCCCGCCAGGTGCCGGTGCTCCATGCGGCCCTGCGGCCGCCGGATGAAGAGCTGGCCTGGGCGCAGCGGGTGATGGCGGCCAACCAGGCAGCCGGCGGCTCGGCCTGCCAGCTCGATGGCCAAATGATCGACGCCCCGGTCGTGCTGCGCGCGCAGCGACTGCTGCAGCGGGCCGGTTGA